The following are encoded together in the Apium graveolens cultivar Ventura unplaced genomic scaffold, ASM990537v1 ctg2599, whole genome shotgun sequence genome:
- the LOC141700614 gene encoding histone H3.3-like, with protein sequence MARTKQTARKSIGGKVPGKQLTHKVARMRAPTTGAYRKPHRYRPGTVALREIRKYQKTTELLILKLPFQRLVREIAQGIKVNYDLRFQSHAFLALQEASEDYLVGLFHDANLCSIHAKRVTIMPKDIQLARRIRGECA encoded by the exons atGGCTCGTACCAAGCAAACTGCTCGTAAATCTATTGGAGGAAAGGTTCCTGGAAAGCAGCTCACACACAAG GTTGCTCGTATGCGTGCTCCAACAACTGGTGCCTATAGGAAGCCACATAGATACCGCCCTGGAACAGTTGCCCTTCG GGAGATCCGTAAGTATCAGAAGACTACTGAGCTTTTGATATTAAAACTTCCATTCCAGAGGCTTGTACGTGAAATTGCTCAAGGAATTAAGGTTAATTA TGATTTGCGTTTCCAGAGCCATGCATTCCTGGCTCTACAGGAGGCATCGGAGGACTACCTGGTAGGCCTATTCCATGATGCCAACTTGTGTTCAATTCATGCTAAGCGGGTGACAATAATGCCAAAGGACATTCAGCTGGCAAGGAGGATCCGCGGAGAGTGTGCTTAA
- the LOC141700615 gene encoding histone H3.3-like — protein sequence MARTKQTARKSIGGKVPRKPLTHKVARMRAPTTGAYRKPHRYRPGTVALRDIRKYQKTTELLILKLPFQRLVREIAQGIKVN from the exons atGGCTCGTACCAAGCAAACTGCTCGTAAATCTATTGGAGGAAAGGTTCCTCGAAAGCCGCTCACACACAAG GTTGCTCGTATGCGTGCTCCAACAACTGGTGCCTATAGGAAGCCACATAGATACCGCCCTGGAACAGTTGCCCTTCG TGACATCCGTAAGTATCAGAAGACTACTGAGCTTTTGATATTAAAACTTCCATTCCAGAGGCTTGTACGTGAAATTGCTCAAGGAATTAAGGTTAATTAG